The DNA segment tgatagtataaatattttataacgtgCATAATAAATTTCTTCTTATAAAAGGAAAATTGTTTGAAACATGTGTTTCAAACTTGAGTTCTCGATCTGTAaacgaaatttttaaaatttaaacttcttttttttacatttttatatatatttaaaaacagggatgcatataaaaatattgaaaaaatatgaatcacCTTCCGATGGCGAGCCTCAAGACCTAAGCCACCGGAGGAATTTCCTCACAATGCGTGCTGTGTCGGCCAGTACCTTCTCCATctcttattattgttattgtctttgACTTTACGCTATCAGtcttgtttgtaaaaaaatctcaaaactatgcttagttaaaacacaaatttactcgaatAGCTAGTAGTCATACCCcgcatcttgcctcttaataaggtttaatctaagaaccggtgatgtttttgacagctatttaaggaaTTCTTAATCttctcttaacgctaaaacaagttaatgataagactgtatatttaaacaattgtgtgactaatttgtttatttttaggataCAGTTTTTATATCCGTGGCGTTACATACATCGGATGGAGGTTTTAAATACCTTCGAGAAACGAAACACAAAGCGTTGTCATGTTATTTACCAATCGCAATAAAAATTGGCACGGATTTCTCGTAAGCATTTTTATAAGATTAGTTATGGTGACGaatgtagaaataaaactagttttagaattttatcgcagttttttttacttttgaattTTCTTCCGACGCTTTGAAGATTGCAGCTTTCACGGTCAAGGGGCGGActgaatattatataactattatatgactataatagcatatttaaatataaaaaaccgcgatacaattcgaaagctagttttattttgacacTTTTATCAGAaactagctttagctcgcggcttcgcccgcgtgaagtttttttccgggataaaagtcccactatatatattttcccgggatagtagcctataacctttctagggtcttatactatctccataccaaattttgctttcttataccacgtcttatgtcacgtcccgttcctgtgggaacgggataaatcctgtatcctatgtccgtctcctggttctaagctacctctccaccatgttcagccaaatcggttcgtccgttcttgagttataaatagtgtaactaacaccactttcttttatatatatagatatatttggTAAGTACTAaatttttatgtctatttatATTCGATATTTCTTATAGATTTGACTGCGAAATTAATTTATCGGAAGTCAGCTTGTCGAAGTTGAACGGAACTCTAGTACCGTATTTACATGCAGACGAACCAAAATCATTGCCGGTTTCTTTGATAAAACCAGATGGTCACAATGTTCAGGTAGGAAAATTGAAAttcctatatattttgtatctgtatattttatatactttgagCTATTCGATattcgaaaaaataatattgtttggcatgctctacttaaaaaaatatttaagtgttgAAGAAACTAGAAATACTAATAAAGTTAGTCacccaaaaaaatatagtaacttaAAAGATTATTAAAGCACTCTTCTTTCAATGTCataatttgattatataaatattaataagtaataacttcGGCGCgcctttttaattttgttttattatttgattttagagAGGAACTTGGCCGACAAGCCAATTTGGACGTTATTATATAGTACACAATGCTGTTTCAGTAACAGCTAATATAACGAACACGATATATCTACGTACTCTGACATTTAAACTACGgtatgttttgttaaatatttttgaaacttttatacaggtatttttttttttacattttgtagtttagtacgaATATGATGTATGTAGGATTGTATTTCTGATTGAGAGACTGATATTGCATTTGCGTCGAATTCTATTAGAGTattagtggcattagggcgcgtgaaattaaaatgacttattactgataattttttattctacatCTACAAGTTGAGTAgcttattataagtattattaacataataagtaTGCTCATTTAGTaatacaatgtcaaaattactctCTATCATTAATTACTTTACAATGTCAATTTACATGTTGTCCATTAGATACATTAAaaacactatttaaatattttctacacgtcagtggtgaagggttcaTAATACCCGATTCTTGCCGCTTTCTTTTTCGTAattcatgttaaatctaatgatgattagaacaatttgcaggccgcatttatacatattagtacttataatgtgtcgcgttcccttttggaaaatttcccTTTTCACCACTAACTCCTAGTATTCACACAGAAGTACCTACATAGTTCGAAACGGTCGGAGTTTGCTTCGAATTGTCGTTATTCTTACAAGGACTTTGAAAGAAAACTCACTaattaaattcacaaataagGCCAACATTGTTTCACTATCAAAGAAGTAAAGTTTAAGAGTTTGTTTTACATCTTTGAAACCACTggcgcaataaaaaatatactataatatgtgGAAGTTTGTAATTGGCGTAaagttatttaagttaaaacttattttgtaaaattagtcGTAAGCTCCCCGAAtacctaacaaaaataaaactagaaaggtatattttccattagtaacGTAGGTTATtcgttgtttgttatttatttacttcgattaattatttacttttatttctggAAATAGTAACTGAcacataaatcaattttttaatacatcaaattgcatatttttttccaaactCTAGCATTGAAAGAGACAAATACAGCCTCGGAGGATTACGAGTCCGTATAGATATAGAGGCTCAATACGACAAGACGCTCCGGATAGAGAGTGAAGTGATCACGACTCTAAGGGTCCAGCACGAGATGCCCGGCGCAGGGCTGTTCCGCGCTTTGGAGGTTTGTGATCGTAGGGTTACATGTTAATGATGCTATATTCCGTAGTAGATATTGGGTCATAAGGCCGGTTTCAGACGATGCTATAATCCCTATAGACATTGGGTCATAAGGCCGGTTTCAGACGATGCTATAATCCCTATAGACATTGGGTCATAAGGCCGGTTTCAGACGATGCTATAATCCCTATAGACATTGGGTCATAAGGCCGGTTTCAGACGATGCTATAATCCCTATAGACATTGGGTCATAAGGCCGGTTTCAGACGATGCTATAATCCCTATAGACATTGGGTCATAAGGCAGGTTTCAGACGATGCTATAATCCCTATAGACATTGGGTCATAAGGCCGGTTTCAGACGATGCTATAATCCCTATAGACATTGGGTCATAAGGCAGGTTTCAGACGATGCTATAATCCCTATAGACATTGGGTCATAAGGCCGGTTTCAGACGATGCTATAATCCCTATAGAAATTGAGTCATAATGCCAGTTTCAGACGATGCTATACTCCCTATAGATATTGGGTCATAAGGCCGGTTTAAGACGATGCTATAATCCCTATAGAAATTGAGTCATAATGCCGGTTTCAGACGATGCTATACTCCCTATAGACATTGGGTCATAAGGCCGGTTTCAGACGGTGCTATAATTCCTATAGACATTGGGTAATAAGGCAGGTTGCAGACGATGCTATACTCCCTAGTGTAAGGATCATAAGGCCGGTGAACCCTACGTAACCGTACCACTTATCCCttaagtggtggtagcgataacatGTTTTGGCccgagataaaaaaaagttatatttgaaaCTGGACTTGTAATTACTATGGCTTAGTATAATAGGAGGTTTGTAGTTTCAACAATATAGGCTAACAATGCATTATACCTTTGAACCCGGATTTCTTAGTTTATTTAGTGTCTTATGGTAAATGTAAGTTTGATTCCCAAGTTgagcaattaaatattttttttttaactataaaaatatataatacgttttcaaatattattgatacctctgtattttatttaatgtgagtAATGCACGTCATTTCCCTATTTAGAACCAGACTTTGTCTTATCCTTTCACCATGCATTATGcgtttgttttcaaaatagttgTAACCAGTATACTGAGAATTATTTCGGTTTTTTAGATCTGGGCTAGTGTTCTAGGCGTTCTATCGTTGTTATACGCGATGGTGCAATACCGCAGCGTAGTGCGTAGAGGCGGTCTGTACTTGGCTGCGCTGCCGATACTATGTGGTGCTGTTGCTGACATGCTGTTctttgtaagtattattttattattgttatttttttctttattatttcatCATTACAAAATGCTATTCAGGTATAGAAATGTATTAAAGAGAACGACGTCTGATGTAGTCAAGGCTTGggtttcaagattttttttttatacaagtacgaacctgatggtaagtggagtggggtctagtagcatgtcgactgatgagagatgtttaccccttggcagtcgatacaattatgccggcctgttggaaccgaatgtacacaggctgatcccggaacgtgacacacttacgtgggtaactatggcgggttttaacaccttgtgtacggtggtcgttatcggGGCGGATATATCGTAAATTATATCTTACCAACCGTACGTCTTACAGAGTGgttctacaatattttactgttttaaaaatCTCTCTCTATTCTCTACcatttgtattacaatatatgTAAGCAAAGAATGAAACAGCTCTTTATAGAATCAAGTGGCATTTTTTGGAGGAGGTCTTCATCCGTAAAGGGgtcttatagattttttttatgataaaccatagtcataataatatttataattgtttatataatgtagaataaaacaatatttatatataaactctTGCAAGacatataagttttttttatttaatttatttaagcggcgatagcctagttgtgcgtggaacggactgccgagacgaatgtccgcaggttcaaatgccaaaggcacacacctctgacttttctaaaaaatcatgtgtgtattctttgtgaatttatcgttcgctttaatggtgaaggaaaacatcgtgaggaaacctgcacatctgagaaattctctataggaatttcgaaggtgtgtgaagtctactaatccgcactaggccagcgtggtggactaaggcctagtccctctcagtagtagaggaggcccgtgctcagcagtgggcaagtatatcatacagggctgatattattatattattattattcatttatttaagacatcttttgtattataatgtttgCAACATACTTTGACCCAATACGCTTCCTATTCTATTTGAAGGCAACTCTCTCAACTACTCCATTAAGCGATAAAAGCATTCACGAGTCCGCATGCCAATCTATCAATTTACCCGGACTCTATTCTTATTTCTGATTTTAAAACTGTATCGTGGTAttcaatgaaattatattgatttttttaagtatggttgattgagatattaaaaaaaattacctatgaTAGAAGATTTCGAAcggtgtttgttttttttttcacataaaacTGGTTACAATCGAGTTAATATAATTTGCGGCGTATGAAgacttttaacataattataacccaaaacttGTGTTTCAGAATTATTGTTAAGTATACACGAGAGAACATAGTGTGGTCACTAATAAGAACAGGAAATTTTATTCTCTATCGatctgtatatttaaaatttcaataacgtttaaaaatgacaaagatggaaaattatttatgtcGTATAGATCTCAGTagctttattttactttactttagacacatcaattttaaaagtatctgtccaatagaattaattataattttcataagaaaaaaagggaaacgttaaaaaatatagatatggCGTTACCCACTTCTTAGTTTGACAATTTATGCTAGAATCAAAACTGGTTCGCAGTCTATTTGGCTCTCTATTCTCCACGCGATGGCTGCAGAACTGAGCACGTTTGGGTTGACCCTACCACCGTCCAAGCAAGAGGAAAAAATGATTAAGGCGTTTATTTATACAGCCGTGTCATTGAAGCTTGTGAAAGCGGCTTGGGTTAATTGGAATCAGTGCCGCTGCGACATCTTCTTTCTTGATTGGTCTGAATACAATTCTCCTTGGAAAGGTAATtatctttcttatttaaatagctTGTGATTCCGTCTATACTGTAtcaattatattaaagaattaaaaacagcACACATCATCTATCCCCGAAGAGGAAGGCAGAGGTGCTATCAGACCACCCACTGTCCACCAAGTGTGTTCTGACCTATGATAATAGGAgccgaacctatcgccatatcgggcaaaaattcaaacccgagacctcaaaaCTGTGATATGATATATTTGTATGGTATgccatgcaatacaactatgacACCGAAGCAATCAGCTCGTTATATCCAAAAGCACAGCTTTATAAAATTACCAGTATTaggtacaaattacaattatactTTTTCTACAGAGTTTTAAATCGTAAACCAATTTAAAACATCATTATTAGTTACAATAATTTCTAGTCCAAATAAAAAAGCGCCTTTTCATTACAGATGCACCAGTCAGTGATAATTCCAGTAATTGGAAAATTTGCTCGTTGGCAAAGGAATGGAGTGTTATGCAGACTAAAAGAAGAGTATCGCCAGGCTATGTGATACCTCTAGCACTTGTTATTCTGCGGGTAAGTgggacaaatattttctaaattacaaTGGAATGGAGTAAAAGTAGATAAGGCATTCAGATTCAGATTAGTCTTGGCCCTCGTAGGTTAATCTTAACTAGAAGGTGTTTTTAGTATTCATCGATTATTAGCAGTTGCTGGGTAGATAGCTATGTACGCCACTTCACCCTCGTTGATTTAGATTTTAGCGTGTGACGTCATAGCATTGTATTTCtcgcttatttatttttggtacaaAATAGCAAATATCGAGACATGGAAAGTCGAAcgttaatgattttattataatttgtatatatataaatacttacttctCTATATATTCATCTGCATATCAAAATAATTGGTCCTCAGATAATGGATCCGTGGTACTCCCACTTCCCTGCAAGCGATGGGTACAGATGGGGCATAACAGCTCTCGCCTGGTGGTCATCATATATAGCTGTACTGTTATCTCGATGGTTGAAGGACAGATTCCTTGGTTCACCAGCCTCTGTGCTCCCTAACACTTGCTCCGGCGTGGGAATATCCTTATTAGTGTTTCAAGAGGAATATCATGCTCATTATGTGCACGGAAGGTAATTCTATTAATTCGAAAGTTTGGGAACGTTTGAATGTTCAGAGTTTGGAAGCGTGTTAAGATTAAaagtgttttaatattatatagagcaGATATTGGGAAAATTGTCATAGAAAAATTCTACGCCCATGCGATAGTTACTAAATCTACTTAAATAGCAAAACACttatgtaaaatagtttatattgttccatatcatgatttgcacctTTTTAATGCATAtactttctgtaaatatgttatttgtgtattaatatataaggacgctgtgacgtcTCGTAGTACGGGCATTTTAAATGAAACCGCGATTTATTACCTATGGGTAATAACATTTGGAGCACAAAGATACTGAAGtctggtctataactaactatactatttaatgtCCTTGTTTAAGATTTATTCGTCGcagtattttattagaaaaattttacctttaaatAAATCGGAAGCATtggttttattcttattttttaggAACGATCAATCTAAAGAATTAAGGTCAACAATGGTCGGACAACAGGCAAGTTGTCGCATCGTGTGTTCACCGCAGTTGAGGTACGTGATATActcattattttcttcattTACTATACGATCGATTAGTCATGGCCGACTTGAAGTTTGGCACAAGTAACTGAACGACAATTGTTATTATAGACTTAGGTTCAGATGCAGAGAGCGGGTGTTGTGACCTaacttcaaataatatttccaactcctccctgttttctatttgattaattttttgataaagaCAGATAAGTGTTCTACACtgcttagtccattgaaatgttacattttttaggccttaccttgcgttttttagaggacgcaattttatttttttgaagtgtagggggggtcagtctaaagctaaaaccaagtttgtggggtcgccacccttgtcccacggccgccatcttgaaaatagggattgaaatggttttacgatgtatctcttaaactatttatctgacaaaaaaaatgtatatacattttatgttgcaaattaaattctctacaactttggtctagtaacttttgtcgtagaactataaataaaaaagttataagcgaaaatgttaagaaattcaatgttaagcaatatcCATTGCAACggcatcagaacgtgtgtttataaggttaataatacttttttttgtactctcattaatacccaaatacccaagggaccattagggaacaaaagaacatctgcctgctattattattatttctaacctctcttattctaagaatagctgataactactagaccaaagttgtagagaatttaatttgcaacaaaaaatgtttatacattttttttgtcagataaatagtttaagagatacatcgtaaaaaccatttcaatccctattttcaagatggcggcc comes from the Manduca sexta isolate Smith_Timp_Sample1 chromosome 16, JHU_Msex_v1.0, whole genome shotgun sequence genome and includes:
- the LOC115446502 gene encoding uncharacterized protein LOC115446502, which encodes MCRSCQTNASMVRSGDGFGCSCAEHSVPAGIGACRSCNATAVVSADGTSCVPRRCQVVAGKFVCRKCPNDFVSVTQNFDGSPMKEVQCVKCARGYKAQGNICVRCEACTCNKDQVVVRGLCVAKSFVNNRPKYEEIVLHPTTLLDVVKYEYLCVQNDTRACRFLANECVNNFYTIDVAGPCRLWLQPKLTLPLALPQLTVDVKTYDRNTGVILPHGKDTVFISVALHTSDGGFKYLRETKHKALSCYLPIAIKIGTDFSFDCEINLSEVSLSKLNGTLVPYLHADEPKSLPVSLIKPDGHNVQRGTWPTSQFGRYYIVHNAVSVTANITNTIYLRTLTFKLRIERDKYSLGGLRVRIDIEAQYDKTLRIESEVITTLRVQHEMPGAGLFRALEIWASVLGVLSLLYAMVQYRSVVRRGGLYLAALPILCGAVADMLFFSIWLSILHAMAAELSTFGLTLPPSKQEEKMIKAFIYTAVSLKLVKAAWVNWNQCRCDIFFLDWSEYNSPWKDAPVSDNSSNWKICSLAKEWSVMQTKRRVSPGYVIPLALVILRIMDPWYSHFPASDGYRWGITALAWWSSYIAVLLSRWLKDRFLGSPASVLPNTCSGVGISLLVFQEEYHAHYVHGRNDQSKELRSTMVGQQASCRIVCSPQLRAVYKQLSTSETAGHLGLNETKQTVLSKFFAAFFERALDGLSWVASERTILERLFDIELTTREAGTTSTLLYDDNEPSCFAVTWWGEEWTLCTLDAMIFSCVYIAANDVLLAAVITLTLWQIMKFLRELFGERNLNQNIDLET